One window of Alteriqipengyuania lutimaris genomic DNA carries:
- a CDS encoding 2OG-Fe(II) oxygenase family protein, whose product MATPPRPLPRDWHERAIAAERGGSPQEAERIITEALGAYPREHELHNSAGNIALRRGDHALAAQRFGDALRLAPSHLPYAINQAIAQTESGHPSDAVGTLAQYETAGSRDPRYCSTRANAARLAGDLVEASRWYDRALDLKADSPRALAGRARVALERCEADALVRIDLALRHDPGNPHLWLAKAQALDINGDRNGALTVTRQIVDQAPAWRPGLDFLTQLRRSEGDDDFASHYVEAGGRTPQNPNIPAAHIAALAAAELFNEAAEWASHAQARFANVEHFVMLEATFASAAGEDAQAERAFARLSEDTLDRAIHEARHALRTEQWGTAQQWLDRALRHEPMYVRTWALIGILWRVTRDERADWLHGQEGLVRLMPLADAEEVVAPALDRLRAIHEHSAFPYDQSLRGGTQTRGRLFDRTEPELAALRSAIIATLEDYREGLPPVDSTHPLLRYRASPWSLAGSWSVQLHARGDHHASHIHPQGVLSSALYLHLPEGQDKGQGALELGRPPKDLRLDLPPIHVIEPRAGYCALFPSTLYHGTTPFAAGTRLTVAFDVLA is encoded by the coding sequence ATGGCCACGCCCCCCCGTCCCCTTCCCCGCGATTGGCACGAGCGCGCGATCGCTGCCGAGCGGGGTGGATCGCCGCAGGAGGCGGAACGGATCATAACCGAGGCGCTGGGCGCTTATCCACGCGAGCACGAGTTGCACAACAGCGCGGGCAATATCGCTCTGCGACGCGGCGACCACGCGCTCGCGGCGCAACGTTTCGGCGACGCGCTGCGGCTTGCGCCCAGCCACCTGCCCTATGCGATCAACCAGGCGATCGCACAGACCGAATCCGGACACCCCAGCGACGCGGTGGGAACCCTCGCGCAGTATGAGACGGCGGGTTCGCGCGATCCGCGCTACTGCTCGACCCGCGCCAATGCTGCGAGGCTGGCTGGCGATCTGGTGGAGGCTTCACGCTGGTACGACCGCGCGCTCGACCTGAAGGCGGACAGTCCGCGCGCCCTTGCGGGCCGCGCCCGCGTCGCCCTCGAACGTTGCGAGGCCGATGCGCTGGTTCGGATCGACCTCGCGCTGCGTCATGATCCCGGCAATCCCCACCTGTGGCTGGCAAAGGCGCAGGCGCTCGACATCAATGGCGATCGGAACGGTGCGCTCACGGTCACCCGGCAGATCGTGGACCAGGCCCCGGCGTGGCGGCCCGGTCTCGATTTTCTGACACAGTTGCGTCGCTCCGAGGGGGACGACGACTTTGCGAGCCACTACGTCGAGGCTGGCGGGCGCACACCGCAGAATCCCAATATCCCCGCCGCGCATATCGCCGCCCTCGCGGCGGCAGAGCTCTTCAACGAGGCAGCCGAGTGGGCATCCCACGCACAGGCCCGGTTCGCGAATGTCGAGCACTTCGTCATGCTCGAAGCCACTTTCGCCAGCGCCGCAGGCGAGGACGCACAGGCCGAACGGGCCTTCGCTCGCCTGAGCGAAGATACGCTCGATCGCGCAATTCACGAGGCGCGACACGCCCTGCGCACCGAGCAATGGGGCACAGCTCAGCAGTGGCTCGATCGCGCCTTGCGCCACGAGCCGATGTATGTTCGCACTTGGGCGCTCATCGGCATTCTGTGGCGGGTCACGCGGGATGAACGCGCGGACTGGCTGCACGGCCAAGAGGGCTTGGTACGTCTAATGCCCCTGGCCGATGCCGAGGAGGTCGTCGCACCGGCGCTGGACCGGTTGCGCGCGATACACGAGCATTCCGCCTTCCCGTACGACCAGTCGCTGCGCGGCGGCACCCAGACGCGGGGCCGACTTTTCGACCGGACCGAGCCCGAACTGGCCGCGCTGCGCAGTGCGATCATCGCCACGCTCGAAGATTATCGGGAAGGACTTCCTCCTGTGGACTCCACCCATCCGCTGCTGCGCTACCGGGCCTCGCCCTGGTCGCTTGCGGGATCGTGGTCCGTCCAGCTGCACGCGCGCGGCGACCACCACGCCTCGCACATCCATCCGCAGGGCGTGCTCTCGTCGGCTCTTTATCTCCACCTCCCGGAGGGTCAGGACAAAGGCCAGGGCGCGCTCGAGCTCGGTCGGCCACCCAAGGATCTGCGGCTCGACCTGCCGCCGATCCACGTGATTGAGCCGCGCGCCGGATACTGCGCCCTGTTTCCCAGCACGCTCTACCACGGCACGACCCCCTTCGCCGCAGGGACGCGCCTGACCGTGGCATTTGATGTTCTGGCTTAA
- a CDS encoding 2OG-Fe(II) oxygenase, producing the protein MAKTLFELNPDLDRAALANRFAQSGRVQIRDVLTREAAEEIQAILMQATPWGMAVRAGDSPDTPPRGFSNAEIAAPGGADQVNRMANAAAQASARGDYGFRYAQFSLVEAVQKGWNPGGPHELLLEHLNAPAMMDLVREVTGFDDLASADGQATMFAPQHYLGRHSDSHVAEGWKVAYVLNFAREDWHPDWGGYLLFLDEDGDVVEGFRPRFNALNMFAVPQSHLVSFVPPFAPPGRLAITGWFRDR; encoded by the coding sequence ATGGCAAAAACGCTCTTCGAACTGAACCCGGATCTCGACCGCGCAGCGCTCGCGAACCGTTTCGCGCAAAGCGGCAGAGTGCAGATCCGCGACGTGCTCACACGCGAGGCGGCAGAGGAAATCCAGGCGATCCTGATGCAGGCGACGCCCTGGGGTATGGCGGTGCGCGCGGGGGACAGCCCCGACACGCCGCCACGCGGCTTCTCCAACGCGGAGATCGCCGCGCCCGGCGGCGCGGATCAGGTCAACCGCATGGCCAATGCCGCCGCCCAGGCAAGCGCACGCGGCGATTACGGCTTCCGCTACGCGCAGTTCTCGCTCGTCGAAGCGGTGCAGAAAGGCTGGAACCCCGGCGGCCCGCACGAATTGCTGCTCGAACATCTCAACGCCCCCGCAATGATGGACCTGGTGCGCGAAGTGACCGGCTTCGACGATCTTGCCAGCGCCGACGGTCAGGCGACGATGTTCGCTCCGCAGCATTACCTTGGCAGGCATAGCGACAGCCACGTGGCCGAAGGCTGGAAGGTCGCCTACGTCCTCAACTTCGCGCGCGAGGACTGGCACCCCGACTGGGGCGGCTACCTGCTGTTCCTGGACGAGGACGGCGATGTGGTCGAAGGTTTCCGTCCGCGGTTCAACGCGCTCAACATGTTCGCGGTGCCGCAGAGCCATCTGGTCAGTTTCGTCCCACCCTTCGCGCCTCCTGGCCGCCTGGCGATCACCGGCTGGTTCCGCGACCGCTGA
- a CDS encoding prolyl hydroxylase family protein, with translation MAEDVRHLTDSEQLDRAVTALRSQLAEGNGEAAFILAYWRVEGISIRRDLDEATALFRRAVELGYEAARGPLAAMLAHGYGQSRRDWQGALQQLASYREPTATRHARLIDAMQLDPEGNPGRSFSPEILCRDPLVLVFREFLTRRECKSLVELASPALRRSQVVHPQTGQLVDDPIRNSSSAAFTLTEETPFLHAINRRIAAASRSRPEQGEPTQVLSYEAGQEYKLHHDALPGEQNQRIQTFLIYLNEDYEGGEIHFPTPNLRFRGNTGDALCFSNVSANMQPARNAAHAGLPVVAGRKIILSKWIRRSPLDLTGPAGLPY, from the coding sequence TTGGCCGAAGACGTCAGGCATCTGACTGATAGTGAACAGCTGGATCGCGCCGTCACAGCGCTTCGCAGCCAGCTAGCCGAAGGCAATGGCGAGGCGGCTTTCATCCTCGCATACTGGCGTGTCGAGGGTATCTCGATCCGGCGCGATCTCGATGAAGCGACCGCGCTTTTCCGGCGTGCAGTCGAACTGGGCTACGAAGCAGCCCGCGGGCCCCTCGCAGCAATGCTCGCCCACGGCTATGGGCAATCACGACGCGACTGGCAGGGCGCCCTGCAGCAATTGGCGAGCTATCGCGAACCCACTGCTACGCGGCATGCCAGGCTGATCGATGCGATGCAGCTCGATCCTGAAGGGAATCCGGGACGCTCCTTTTCGCCCGAAATATTGTGCCGCGATCCATTGGTGTTAGTGTTCCGCGAATTCCTCACGCGGCGCGAGTGCAAGTCGCTTGTCGAACTGGCCTCCCCCGCCTTGAGGCGGTCGCAAGTCGTCCACCCCCAGACCGGACAACTCGTTGACGATCCGATCCGCAATTCCTCGTCTGCAGCTTTCACGCTGACAGAGGAGACGCCCTTTCTGCATGCGATCAACAGAAGGATCGCCGCGGCATCTCGATCGCGTCCAGAACAGGGCGAGCCCACGCAGGTTCTGAGCTACGAAGCCGGCCAGGAGTACAAGCTCCATCACGATGCACTGCCCGGCGAGCAAAACCAGCGAATTCAGACCTTCCTCATCTATCTGAACGAGGATTACGAGGGGGGGGAAATACACTTCCCCACGCCGAATCTGCGGTTCCGGGGCAATACGGGCGACGCGCTCTGCTTCTCCAATGTCTCGGCAAACATGCAACCGGCGCGCAATGCGGCACACGCCGGATTGCCGGTCGTCGCAGGACGCAAGATCATCCTTTCGAAATGGATACGCCGGTCGCCGCTGGATCTAACGGGGCCTGCGGGCCTGCCGTACTGA
- a CDS encoding TonB-dependent receptor domain-containing protein — protein sequence MKTMFTTVAGRRSALYATAGVAALALTAPAFAQTSETPGPAAAEDAEASPAEPTGQIITVTGSRIARPNLDSQVPVTILEGEQIFNQANINVGDALNDLPQLRSTFGQTNAGRFLGTTGLNLLDLRGLGTARTLTLVNGRRHVPSDILSNGTSTDVNTIPTDLIERVDVVTGGNSAIYGSDAIAGVVNFILKSDYEGIQLRGRTSLNYEGTFPSYYISGLAGTNFADGRGNVTVHGEYSNQQRVYGSDVSFLRQNNAFATVDIDGPGLTNGSDGIPDSVFFRDLRSRSIYFNTLVPISRFEADVPDSQIGVNGVAYNDILLFDANGNIIAENADGLVGTGPIGTAIGGNGQTGREATLLSVLPDQERYNINLLANYEIAPAFVPFIEAKYTKIKTQGQQSSPAFLQGQFLTFGDSREAPRLDNPFLSPAARATIAQALLDSGRRGSLTRGTSRTLTAADRAAIADGSFRFDISRFLLDLGNRDERSERDVYRIVGGVRGDFMDGWQYELAVNYGKVEEATDILGNILPQRFLLAFDAARDPTTGQIVCRSQIDPSAAVAYDDPDSLAEEIANCVPYNPFGAADNSAAGDYVVEETTSNATLEQFVVSGFVSGNTGGFFELPGGPIGFAVGGEYRREELFYQADPLVENGRTFYNALPTFAPDPFEVKEAYGEVRLPILADMPFFEELTVSGAARVSDYGGAVGTTWAYNGGVEWAPVSDIRFRAQYGRSVRAPNLTETAFPLSQNFAPGFQDPCRAQNIGAGSQFRAANCQADLGPDLLASIATLPNYSLEFQSGSNPDLTEETSDSYTIGAVFQPRFVPGLSVTVDYFDITVNNVISAPSAQTVVNTCYDLPDLDNQFCDAFERYRGAGLGPSQEVPGQILDNDAIIAGFNFAKRTVSGIDTEISYVTELSPNVGIATRFIYTHLFNRSNFEDLTNPDFENRILSELGDPQDEFRWNIDFDFGDVTVGYEMQFIGEMLRGSYEDVNGLQDRAPQNLDFADIIEYDAQFYHDARVEINVDDMFDFDLGVDNILNTNPPLDLTGIGGGSAIYPVRGRVFYAGVRAEF from the coding sequence ATGAAAACCATGTTTACCACCGTCGCAGGACGCCGGAGTGCGCTTTACGCCACCGCGGGTGTCGCTGCCCTTGCCCTGACGGCACCCGCCTTTGCCCAGACGTCGGAAACTCCCGGCCCGGCAGCAGCCGAAGATGCAGAGGCGTCGCCTGCAGAGCCCACCGGCCAGATCATCACCGTTACCGGCTCGCGCATCGCCCGTCCGAACCTCGACTCTCAGGTTCCCGTGACGATCCTCGAAGGTGAGCAGATCTTCAATCAGGCCAACATCAATGTGGGCGACGCCCTCAACGATCTGCCGCAGCTGCGCAGCACGTTCGGTCAGACGAACGCTGGTCGCTTCCTCGGCACCACCGGCCTGAACCTTCTCGACCTTCGTGGTCTCGGCACCGCGCGGACCCTGACCCTGGTCAATGGTCGCCGCCACGTGCCCTCGGACATCCTGTCGAACGGTACGTCGACCGACGTCAACACCATCCCGACCGACCTGATCGAGCGGGTCGACGTCGTGACCGGCGGTAACTCCGCGATTTACGGTTCCGACGCCATCGCCGGGGTCGTCAACTTCATCCTGAAGAGCGACTACGAAGGCATCCAGCTGCGTGGTCGTACCAGTCTCAATTACGAGGGCACGTTCCCTTCGTATTACATTTCTGGCTTGGCCGGCACGAATTTCGCCGATGGTCGCGGCAATGTCACGGTTCATGGCGAATATTCGAACCAGCAGCGCGTCTACGGCTCGGATGTGTCGTTCCTGCGCCAGAACAACGCTTTCGCCACCGTGGACATCGATGGCCCGGGCCTGACCAACGGTAGCGATGGCATCCCGGACAGCGTGTTCTTCCGCGACCTGCGTTCACGCAGCATCTATTTCAACACGCTTGTTCCGATTTCGAGGTTCGAAGCCGACGTTCCCGACAGCCAGATCGGGGTTAACGGCGTTGCCTATAACGACATCCTGCTGTTCGACGCCAACGGCAACATCATCGCCGAAAATGCAGACGGCCTGGTCGGCACGGGCCCGATCGGTACGGCGATCGGCGGCAACGGGCAGACCGGCCGCGAAGCAACCTTGCTGAGCGTGCTGCCGGATCAAGAGCGCTACAACATCAATCTCCTGGCAAACTACGAGATTGCGCCAGCATTCGTGCCCTTCATCGAAGCCAAGTACACCAAGATCAAGACCCAGGGCCAGCAGTCTTCGCCGGCCTTCCTTCAGGGGCAATTCCTCACCTTTGGTGATTCTCGCGAAGCGCCGCGTCTCGACAACCCGTTCCTGAGCCCGGCGGCCCGCGCCACCATCGCCCAGGCGCTTCTCGATTCGGGGCGTCGTGGCTCCCTCACTCGGGGAACGTCCAGGACGCTTACGGCAGCTGATCGCGCAGCAATCGCGGATGGTTCGTTCCGTTTCGACATCTCGCGCTTCCTTCTCGACCTGGGCAACCGCGACGAGCGTTCAGAACGTGACGTCTACCGCATCGTCGGCGGTGTCCGTGGCGATTTCATGGACGGCTGGCAGTACGAACTGGCCGTGAACTACGGCAAGGTCGAGGAAGCGACCGATATCCTCGGGAATATTCTTCCGCAGCGCTTCCTGCTGGCGTTCGATGCCGCCCGCGATCCTACGACTGGTCAGATCGTCTGCCGTTCGCAGATCGATCCGTCAGCGGCAGTTGCCTATGACGACCCGGATTCGCTCGCCGAAGAAATCGCAAACTGCGTGCCTTACAACCCGTTCGGCGCAGCCGACAACTCGGCAGCTGGCGATTATGTCGTTGAGGAGACCACCTCGAACGCTACTCTCGAGCAGTTCGTTGTCTCGGGCTTCGTTTCCGGCAACACGGGCGGCTTCTTCGAACTGCCCGGTGGCCCGATCGGCTTTGCGGTCGGCGGTGAATATCGGCGCGAGGAGCTGTTCTATCAGGCAGACCCGCTCGTCGAAAACGGCCGGACGTTCTATAACGCTCTGCCGACCTTCGCTCCCGATCCCTTCGAAGTGAAGGAAGCGTATGGCGAAGTTCGTCTGCCGATCCTCGCCGATATGCCCTTCTTCGAAGAGCTGACCGTCAGCGGCGCTGCGCGCGTGTCCGATTACGGCGGCGCGGTTGGTACCACCTGGGCGTATAACGGTGGTGTGGAATGGGCTCCGGTCAGCGACATTCGCTTCCGCGCTCAGTACGGTCGGTCGGTCCGCGCCCCGAACCTGACGGAAACTGCGTTCCCGCTTTCCCAGAACTTCGCTCCTGGTTTCCAGGATCCGTGCCGTGCGCAGAATATCGGTGCCGGCTCTCAATTCCGTGCGGCCAACTGCCAAGCGGACCTGGGTCCGGATCTCCTCGCTTCGATTGCGACGCTCCCCAACTACTCGCTGGAATTCCAGAGCGGCAGCAACCCAGACCTGACCGAGGAAACGTCCGATTCCTACACGATCGGTGCGGTGTTCCAGCCGCGCTTCGTCCCGGGGCTGTCGGTCACCGTCGACTATTTCGACATTACGGTGAACAACGTGATCTCCGCGCCGAGCGCACAGACCGTGGTCAATACCTGCTACGACCTGCCGGATCTGGACAACCAGTTCTGTGATGCGTTCGAGCGGTATCGTGGCGCGGGCCTGGGCCCGAGCCAGGAAGTCCCGGGTCAGATTCTCGATAATGATGCCATCATCGCGGGCTTCAACTTCGCGAAGCGCACGGTGAGTGGGATCGATACCGAGATTTCGTATGTCACGGAGCTTTCACCCAACGTCGGCATCGCGACGCGGTTCATCTACACCCACCTGTTCAACCGGAGCAATTTCGAGGATCTTACCAATCCCGACTTCGAAAACCGCATCCTGAGCGAACTGGGCGACCCGCAGGACGAGTTCCGCTGGAACATCGATTTCGACTTTGGCGATGTGACGGTAGGCTATGAAATGCAGTTCATCGGCGAAATGCTTCGCGGCTCGTATGAAGACGTTAACGGCCTTCAGGATCGCGCGCCCCAGAACCTGGATTTCGCGGACATCATTGAATATGATGCGCAATTCTACCACGATGCGCGTGTCGAAATTAACGTGGACGACATGTTCGATTTCGACCTTGGTGTAGACAACATTCTCAACACCAATCCGCCGCTCGATCTCACCGGCATCGGCGGTGGCAGTGCCATCTATCCGGTCCGCGGCCGGGTGTTCTACGCAGGTGTTCGCGCCGAGTTCTAA
- a CDS encoding class I SAM-dependent methyltransferase — MNATNDAWNEFWARQRAGRGVGCLPARWGSVFAVLEGHWRSLALDLAPAAKVLDLATGDARVLHWLGLANPQLERTGIDLCPNLPQGPPGIDIRAGVAMERLPFEDLAFDAIVSQFGVEYGDTARVAAEVARVARDDARIAFIVHRGDGAILEHNVARAEQIAWLLDELDLIERTKAHLARENRPWPAAVRTVAEVVREGRARFGEHSAGWEIPEAVRRSLIMGAEAGDSIEGVCALLDNIAAQACNERDRIASLKRASATADARDTFLGAFASCGLTLVSGETLKDAAGRVFAEMLRFKRG; from the coding sequence ATGAACGCGACGAACGACGCCTGGAATGAATTCTGGGCAAGGCAACGCGCTGGCAGGGGTGTCGGGTGCCTGCCGGCACGATGGGGATCGGTTTTCGCAGTGCTCGAAGGGCATTGGCGGTCACTGGCACTGGACCTAGCGCCAGCAGCGAAGGTCCTCGACTTGGCGACCGGCGATGCACGCGTGCTCCACTGGTTGGGCCTGGCCAATCCTCAGCTCGAGCGCACCGGAATAGACCTCTGCCCGAACCTGCCCCAGGGACCTCCGGGCATCGACATTCGCGCGGGTGTGGCGATGGAACGGCTCCCATTTGAAGATTTGGCCTTCGATGCCATCGTCAGCCAGTTCGGCGTTGAATATGGCGACACGGCCAGGGTCGCAGCCGAGGTGGCGCGCGTGGCGCGCGACGATGCGCGGATCGCGTTTATCGTGCACCGCGGCGACGGCGCTATCCTAGAGCACAATGTTGCGCGGGCAGAACAGATCGCGTGGCTGCTCGACGAACTCGATCTGATCGAACGGACCAAGGCGCATCTTGCGCGGGAGAACCGACCATGGCCGGCGGCGGTCCGGACCGTGGCCGAGGTCGTGCGCGAAGGGAGGGCCCGCTTTGGCGAGCACTCCGCCGGCTGGGAAATTCCCGAAGCCGTGCGTCGCTCGCTCATCATGGGCGCCGAGGCAGGTGACAGCATCGAAGGTGTGTGCGCCCTGCTCGACAATATCGCTGCGCAGGCCTGCAACGAGCGTGACCGGATCGCTTCCCTCAAACGAGCCAGCGCAACCGCCGATGCGCGCGACACCTTTCTCGGGGCGTTCGCAAGCTGTGGCCTCACGCTCGTGTCAGGCGAAACCCTGAAGGATGCGGCAGGACGCGTCTTCGCAGAGATGCTCCGCTTCAAACGCGGATAA
- a CDS encoding TonB-dependent receptor plug domain-containing protein, protein MTNRFNKAALLTGTIMAGAMVATPAMAQGTPDEPALEATPDAENATTDEGLIVVTGSRIARRNIETAAPIAVVNSEEFELSGTVNVENVINTLPQVVPGTTSFSNNPGNGAATLNLRGLGSTRTLVLVNGRRYLSYDTNQIVDLNTIPSFLLDSVDVVTGGASAVYGSDALAGVVNFRLRDVVGAEVGGQYSITNRGDGARYEVHGAIGTEFADGRGNATVFAEYFNRESIFQGDRDFSFFALGGLNNAGTLVQGGSSLPPETRLTYQGNAPDAAVEATAFGANGLGIFGTPGSLRNYNAATDAYNYAPVNYLQLPQERYLLGGYADYEIGDGHEVYTEATFVNNRVASELAATPILVNIDLPIARVSQFLDAATVAQLNALDAAETGDQAGDGAVSVQVRRRLLETGGRNNLDERNAFRVLGGARGPLGSFLNYDAYYMYARTNNQQSQQGNASTSRFIDGLTGNLGTADPINIFGANTLTPAMVDSFSVNSTNGETSSIQVASGVLSGTFGDFAIGAQSDPIGFAFGGEYRKVAASYNPDTFLASGDVQGFNAGQPTSGGYDVRELFAELNVPIQFGSARLELNGAARYSDYSLDAVGGVWTYAGGVEFQPIPDIILRGQYQKATRAPNVAELFQGDAVNFPQAVDPCADENNAGNATIQALCVAQGVPAANLFQGEQSLVQPDAQIQTVVGGNPDLAEETSESYTAGVVFQPRFIPGLTITADYFNITIEDAISVLTLDQLFSLCFEQAQDLSDPRCDNVNVPRDAQGAYTRVSPPIQRGLNIAEFSVSGVDLEVSYGMAVPFSLFTDTNEQRLNLSFVGTWYDSALTKPDAGDPSVEIECAGYFASQCGEPTPEYKWTSRASFVDGPVTTSIRWRHLSGVEDEGRPDESIDAYDLVDLTFSFAASEKLTFNVGVNNLFDTLPGTPVYDAAGNVINDPNSLLLGANQEQANTFPSTYDVLGRDFFVSALLKF, encoded by the coding sequence ATGACCAACCGTTTTAACAAGGCGGCCTTGCTCACCGGTACCATCATGGCCGGTGCTATGGTTGCGACGCCCGCGATGGCGCAGGGGACGCCGGACGAGCCGGCGCTCGAAGCGACGCCGGACGCGGAGAACGCGACTACCGATGAAGGCCTGATCGTCGTTACGGGTTCGCGCATTGCGCGTCGCAACATCGAGACCGCTGCCCCCATCGCAGTCGTTAACTCAGAAGAGTTCGAACTGTCGGGTACGGTCAACGTCGAAAACGTGATCAACACGCTTCCGCAGGTCGTGCCGGGCACGACGTCGTTCTCGAACAACCCCGGCAACGGTGCCGCCACGCTGAATCTGCGCGGCCTCGGCTCGACCCGCACGCTGGTGCTGGTCAACGGCCGTCGTTACCTGTCGTACGACACCAACCAGATCGTCGACCTCAACACGATCCCCAGCTTCCTGCTCGACTCCGTTGACGTGGTGACCGGCGGTGCGTCCGCCGTCTACGGTTCGGACGCGCTGGCCGGCGTCGTCAACTTCCGCCTGCGCGATGTCGTGGGTGCCGAAGTCGGCGGCCAGTATTCGATCACCAATCGCGGCGACGGTGCGCGCTACGAAGTTCACGGCGCGATCGGTACGGAATTCGCCGACGGCCGCGGCAACGCAACCGTCTTCGCCGAGTACTTCAACCGTGAATCGATCTTCCAGGGCGATCGCGACTTCTCGTTCTTCGCACTCGGCGGCCTGAACAACGCCGGCACGCTGGTGCAGGGTGGTTCCTCGCTTCCGCCTGAAACACGCCTTACCTATCAGGGGAACGCTCCCGACGCGGCGGTTGAGGCTACCGCCTTCGGCGCAAACGGTCTGGGCATCTTCGGTACGCCGGGTTCGCTGCGCAATTACAACGCGGCAACCGACGCCTACAACTATGCGCCGGTCAACTACCTGCAGCTTCCGCAGGAACGCTACCTGCTGGGTGGCTACGCAGACTACGAGATCGGGGACGGTCACGAAGTCTACACCGAAGCCACTTTCGTTAACAACCGCGTGGCTTCGGAACTCGCCGCGACGCCGATCCTCGTGAACATCGATCTGCCGATCGCGCGGGTCTCGCAGTTCCTCGACGCAGCTACGGTCGCGCAGCTAAATGCGCTCGACGCAGCCGAAACCGGTGACCAGGCTGGTGACGGCGCAGTCAGCGTTCAGGTTCGTCGCCGTCTGCTCGAAACGGGTGGCCGCAACAACCTCGACGAACGTAACGCCTTCCGTGTGCTCGGCGGCGCTCGTGGTCCGCTCGGCAGTTTCCTGAATTACGACGCATACTACATGTATGCTCGCACCAATAACCAGCAGTCGCAGCAGGGTAACGCTTCTACCTCGCGCTTCATCGACGGTTTGACCGGCAATCTCGGCACTGCCGACCCGATCAACATCTTTGGTGCCAACACTCTCACCCCGGCTATGGTCGATTCGTTCAGTGTCAATTCGACGAATGGCGAAACCTCGAGCATCCAGGTCGCGAGTGGTGTGCTTTCGGGTACGTTCGGGGACTTCGCGATCGGTGCGCAATCCGATCCGATCGGCTTCGCGTTCGGTGGCGAATACCGCAAGGTTGCCGCCAGCTATAACCCGGACACGTTCCTTGCGTCGGGCGACGTGCAGGGCTTCAACGCCGGTCAGCCGACTTCGGGCGGTTACGACGTTCGCGAGCTTTTCGCCGAGCTCAACGTGCCGATCCAGTTCGGTAGCGCGCGTCTGGAACTGAATGGTGCCGCTCGTTACTCGGATTACTCGCTCGACGCGGTCGGCGGTGTGTGGACCTACGCCGGTGGCGTGGAATTCCAGCCGATCCCGGACATTATCTTGCGTGGCCAGTACCAGAAGGCGACCCGTGCACCGAACGTGGCGGAACTCTTCCAAGGCGATGCGGTCAACTTCCCGCAGGCGGTCGATCCTTGCGCGGATGAGAATAATGCCGGTAACGCCACCATTCAGGCACTCTGCGTGGCGCAGGGTGTCCCGGCGGCAAACCTGTTCCAGGGTGAGCAGTCGCTGGTGCAGCCCGACGCGCAGATCCAGACCGTGGTTGGTGGTAACCCGGATCTCGCGGAAGAAACGTCGGAAAGCTACACCGCCGGTGTCGTTTTCCAGCCGCGGTTCATTCCGGGTCTGACGATCACGGCCGACTACTTCAACATCACCATCGAGGATGCGATCAGCGTGCTCACGCTCGATCAGTTGTTCTCGCTCTGCTTCGAACAGGCACAGGATCTCAGCGATCCGCGTTGTGACAACGTCAACGTGCCGCGCGATGCGCAGGGTGCCTACACCCGTGTCAGCCCGCCCATCCAGCGTGGTCTGAACATCGCCGAGTTCAGCGTTTCGGGTGTCGACCTCGAAGTGTCCTACGGGATGGCAGTTCCGTTCTCGCTCTTCACCGACACCAATGAGCAGCGTCTGAACCTCTCTTTCGTCGGCACGTGGTATGACAGCGCCCTGACGAAGCCGGACGCTGGTGACCCTTCGGTCGAAATCGAATGTGCGGGCTACTTCGCGAGCCAGTGCGGCGAGCCGACGCCGGAGTACAAGTGGACTTCGCGTGCCTCGTTCGTCGATGGCCCGGTGACCACCTCGATCCGCTGGCGTCACCTCTCGGGCGTGGAGGACGAAGGTCGTCCCGACGAGTCGATCGATGCCTACGATCTGGTCGACCTGACGTTCTCCTTCGCAGCGAGCGAGAAGCTGACGTTCAACGTGGGTGTCAACAACCTGTTCGACACGTTGCCCGGGACGCCGGTGTACGATGCTGCCGGCAACGTCATCAACGACCCGAACAGCCTGCTGCTGGGTGCAAACCAAGAGCAGGCGAACACCTTCCCGAGCACCTACGACGTGCTGGGCCGCGATTTCTTCGTGAGCGCGCTGCTCAAGTTCTAG